A part of Amycolatopsis lurida genomic DNA contains:
- the exaC gene encoding acetaldehyde dehydrogenase ExaC, with protein MAKYAAPNTEGSVVSYESRYDHYIGGEYVPPASGQYFENPTPVTGQVFTEVARGTAADIDRALDAAEGAAAAWGRTSVDERSNVLLRIADRMEQNLEAIAVAESWENGKPVRETLAADIPLAIDHFRYFAGALRAQEGGISQIDDNTVAYHFHEPLGVVGQIIPWNFPLLMAVWKLAPALAAGNAIVLKPAEQTPASIHLLMSLIGDLIPPGVLNIVNGFGVEAGKPLASSNRVRKVAFTGETTTGRLILQYASENIIPVTVELGGKSPNIFFDDVAAANDAFYDKAQEGFALFALNQGEVCTCPSRTLIQSGIYDRFLGDAVERVKKIKQGHPLDTETQIGAQASNDQLEKILSYIDIGQKEGAKILTGGERSDLGGDLSGGYYVQPTVFEGDNKMRIFQEEIFGPVVSVAKFDDYADALKIANDTLYGLGAGVWSRDGNTAYRAGRDIQAGRVWVNNYHAYPAHAAFGGYKASGIGRENHKMMLDHYQQTKNMLVSYSDSALGFF; from the coding sequence ATGGCCAAGTACGCGGCACCGAACACCGAAGGCAGCGTCGTCAGCTACGAATCGCGCTACGACCACTACATCGGAGGCGAGTACGTACCGCCCGCGAGCGGTCAGTACTTCGAGAACCCCACCCCGGTGACCGGACAGGTGTTCACCGAGGTCGCCCGCGGCACCGCCGCCGACATAGACCGCGCGCTCGACGCGGCCGAAGGCGCGGCCGCGGCCTGGGGCCGGACGTCGGTGGACGAGCGGTCGAACGTGCTGCTCCGGATCGCCGACCGGATGGAACAGAACCTCGAGGCGATCGCCGTCGCCGAATCGTGGGAGAACGGCAAACCGGTCCGTGAGACCCTCGCCGCCGACATCCCCCTCGCGATCGACCACTTCCGCTACTTCGCCGGCGCCCTGCGCGCCCAGGAGGGCGGCATCTCCCAGATCGACGACAACACCGTCGCCTACCACTTCCACGAGCCGCTCGGCGTCGTCGGCCAGATCATCCCGTGGAACTTCCCGCTGCTGATGGCGGTCTGGAAGCTCGCGCCCGCGCTCGCCGCGGGCAACGCGATCGTGCTCAAACCCGCCGAGCAGACCCCGGCGTCGATCCACCTGCTGATGTCGCTCATCGGCGATCTGATCCCGCCGGGCGTGCTGAACATCGTCAACGGTTTCGGCGTCGAGGCGGGCAAGCCGCTCGCGTCGAGCAACCGCGTGCGGAAGGTCGCCTTCACCGGCGAGACCACCACCGGACGGCTGATCCTGCAGTACGCCAGCGAGAACATCATCCCGGTCACCGTCGAACTCGGCGGCAAGAGCCCGAACATCTTCTTCGACGACGTCGCCGCGGCCAACGACGCGTTCTACGACAAGGCGCAGGAAGGGTTCGCGCTCTTCGCGTTGAACCAGGGCGAGGTCTGCACCTGCCCGTCGCGGACGCTGATCCAGTCCGGTATCTACGACCGGTTCCTCGGCGACGCCGTCGAGCGGGTCAAGAAGATCAAGCAGGGGCACCCGCTCGACACCGAGACGCAGATCGGCGCGCAGGCCTCCAACGACCAGCTGGAGAAGATCCTTTCCTACATCGACATCGGCCAGAAGGAAGGCGCGAAGATCCTCACCGGCGGCGAGCGCAGCGACCTCGGCGGTGACCTGTCGGGCGGCTACTACGTGCAGCCGACGGTCTTCGAGGGCGACAACAAGATGCGGATCTTCCAGGAGGAGATCTTCGGGCCGGTCGTCTCGGTGGCGAAGTTCGACGACTACGCCGACGCGCTGAAGATCGCCAACGACACGCTGTACGGCCTCGGCGCCGGTGTCTGGTCGCGCGACGGCAACACCGCCTACCGCGCCGGCCGCGACATCCAGGCGGGCCGGGTGTGGGTCAACAACTACCACGCCTACCCGGCGCACGCGGCCTTCGGCGGCTACAAGGCGTCCGGGATCGGGCGCGAGAACCACAAGATGATGCTGGACCACTACCAGCAAACCAAGAACATGCTCGTGTCCTATTCGGACAGTGCGCTCGGGTTCTTCTGA
- a CDS encoding DUF779 domain-containing protein gives MAERVGLTPAAAELLRRLVSLHGQVMFHQSGGCCDGSAPMCYPAGEFRIGASDVHLGDLSVEGIDDVPVWMSGPQFEYWKHTHLTIDVVPGRGSGFSLEAPEGVRFLVRFRLFSDAESAELNGPATR, from the coding sequence ATGGCCGAGCGGGTCGGCTTGACACCGGCCGCCGCGGAGCTGCTGCGGCGGCTGGTGTCACTCCACGGGCAGGTGATGTTCCACCAGTCCGGCGGATGCTGCGACGGGAGCGCCCCGATGTGCTACCCGGCGGGCGAATTCCGCATCGGGGCGTCCGACGTCCACCTTGGTGACCTGAGCGTCGAGGGCATCGACGACGTTCCGGTGTGGATGTCGGGCCCCCAGTTCGAGTACTGGAAGCACACGCATCTGACCATCGACGTCGTTCCGGGCCGGGGGAGCGGATTCTCCTTGGAGGCGCCCGAAGGGGTCCGCTTCCTGGTCCGGTTCCGGCTGTTCAGCGATGCGGAGTCGGCTGAGCTGAACGGCCCAGCAACGCGATGA
- a CDS encoding TIGR03086 family metal-binding protein: MDLISLTTRAHRATGTTIAGIGADDWDRSTPCAEWTVRDIVKHLIEGHDSRTAQATGHPMKSRPSADDDLARSYEESSAEFLAAFDGEALEKTFDFGSFGTLPGKNALAVLFVDTLTHHWDLDTALGREHHWDDELAEAALKVATRYPDVMPVRGPGGAFDHAVEAPPGAGPGDRLIALLGRSAQPTPHR; the protein is encoded by the coding sequence ATGGATCTCATCTCGCTCACGACAAGGGCACATCGCGCCACCGGGACCACAATCGCCGGAATCGGCGCGGACGACTGGGACCGCTCGACCCCCTGCGCCGAGTGGACCGTCCGCGACATCGTGAAACACCTGATCGAAGGGCACGATTCCCGCACCGCGCAGGCGACCGGCCACCCGATGAAGAGCCGGCCGTCAGCCGACGACGACCTCGCCAGGTCCTACGAAGAGAGTTCCGCCGAGTTCCTCGCGGCCTTCGACGGCGAAGCGCTGGAGAAGACCTTCGACTTCGGGAGCTTCGGCACGCTCCCCGGGAAGAACGCGCTGGCTGTGCTGTTCGTCGACACCCTCACCCACCACTGGGACCTCGACACCGCCCTGGGCCGCGAACACCACTGGGACGACGAGCTCGCCGAGGCCGCGTTGAAAGTGGCGACCCGCTACCCCGACGTGATGCCGGTGCGCGGGCCCGGCGGCGCCTTCGACCACGCTGTCGAGGCACCGCCGGGCGCCGGACCGGGCGACCGGCTCATCGCGTTGCTGGGCCGTTCAGCTCAGCCGACTCCGCATCGCTGA
- a CDS encoding MOSC domain-containing protein, with amino-acid sequence MSTLEVNEVFVGRPSVLGMKRDVPVYSAIAKSRVEAPSLKLDEINLAGDDQSDRTVHGGVDKAVYVYPATHYAAWAEQGFPVGAGDFGENASVTGADEHDVRVGDIWAWGDALVQVSQPRTPCFKLAMKTGRKDVIPAMIDSGRSGWYLRVLRAGEVPTTGRMTLEERDPVNPTIAEVYVASFTNVAQLDDDRRDAYWSLLDRVLAAPALSRQYRDGLESAKRRREERNAG; translated from the coding sequence GTGAGCACTCTCGAAGTGAACGAGGTCTTCGTCGGGCGACCGTCGGTGCTGGGGATGAAGCGCGACGTCCCGGTGTACAGCGCCATCGCGAAGTCACGGGTGGAAGCGCCGTCTTTGAAATTGGACGAGATCAACTTGGCCGGTGACGACCAGTCGGACCGCACGGTCCATGGCGGGGTCGACAAAGCGGTTTACGTCTATCCGGCGACGCACTACGCGGCCTGGGCCGAGCAGGGCTTCCCGGTGGGCGCGGGCGATTTCGGGGAGAACGCGTCGGTGACTGGCGCCGACGAACACGACGTGCGCGTCGGTGACATCTGGGCCTGGGGAGACGCGCTGGTCCAGGTCTCGCAGCCGCGCACGCCGTGTTTCAAGCTCGCGATGAAGACCGGGCGCAAGGACGTCATCCCGGCCATGATCGATTCCGGGCGCAGCGGCTGGTACCTGCGGGTACTCCGGGCCGGCGAGGTGCCCACTACGGGGCGCATGACGCTCGAAGAACGCGATCCGGTGAATCCGACGATCGCCGAGGTCTACGTCGCCTCGTTCACCAATGTCGCCCAGCTGGATGACGACCGTCGCGACGCGTACTGGTCGCTGCTGGACCGGGTGCTCGCGGCACCGGCGCTTTCCCGGCAGTACCGTGACGGCCTGGAATCGGCGAAGAGGCGGCGAGAGGAACGGAATGCCGGTTGA
- a CDS encoding TetR/AcrR family transcriptional regulator: MPVDGRVARGDATRRIVLRRAVDIASVEGLDGLSLGRLAAELELSKSGVFALFGSKEELQLAAVETASAIFAENVVEPTLRVEQGIARLRALCANWLDYSERRVFPGGCFFFNTGAEFDARTGRVHDAVANASRAFAQFIRSTAVEARKAGHLRESVDVNQLAFELNALGRAANADSVMFGGTEPYALARAAITARLDAAAV, from the coding sequence ATGCCGGTTGACGGCCGGGTGGCCCGAGGCGACGCGACGAGGCGGATCGTGCTTCGGCGCGCCGTCGACATCGCGTCCGTCGAAGGGCTCGACGGGTTGTCCCTCGGCAGGCTCGCCGCCGAACTGGAACTGAGCAAATCCGGCGTGTTCGCGTTGTTCGGTTCCAAGGAGGAACTGCAGCTCGCGGCGGTCGAGACGGCGAGCGCGATCTTCGCGGAGAACGTCGTCGAGCCGACATTGCGCGTCGAGCAGGGGATCGCGCGGTTGCGCGCGCTGTGCGCGAACTGGCTCGACTACTCGGAACGCCGGGTGTTCCCGGGCGGCTGTTTCTTCTTCAACACCGGCGCCGAGTTCGACGCGCGGACCGGCCGGGTCCACGACGCGGTCGCGAACGCGAGCCGGGCCTTCGCCCAGTTCATCCGGTCCACCGCGGTCGAAGCGCGGAAAGCCGGGCATCTGCGCGAGTCGGTCGACGTGAACCAGCTGGCCTTCGAACTGAACGCGCTCGGGCGGGCCGCGAACGCCGATTCGGTGATGTTCGGCGGGACCGAGCCCTACGCGCTGGCCCGGGCCGCCATCACCGCCCGTCTCGACGCCGCTGCCGTGTGA
- a CDS encoding family 20 glycosylhydrolase — translation MSKRLSRTVLGVAVLSLVTLGLPATASAGQHVKAERTVADVVPAPVDAKPDPRSDFRLGPATVIRTDREGRQVAEYLAGLLRPATGYRLPVVSGHRGGGPAISLETGHASGRVGTEGYQLKVSRSGVTLKANTDEGLFLGVQTLRQLLPSAIEAKTVQKRSWVVSGGTVLDYPRFGYRSAMLDVARHFFTPDQVKLYIDQIAQYKINNLHLHLSDDQGWRIEIKSWPKLATVGGQTAVGGAPGGYYTQEQYKDLVRYAASRHITIVPEIDMPGHTNAAQYSYAELNCDGKPIPPRTDIEVGYSSLCIGKDITYKFVDDVIRELSAITPGKYINIGGDEAHSTTPEDYQTFATKVHPIVAKYGKTITGWHDIAKTKPPVSAVPQFWGTTGTDAHVAEAAARGNKILMSPANKAYLDMKYHPQTPLGLSWAGLIEVKTGYDWDPATYLQGVSEKNVIGVEAPLWSETLITSDHIEFMAFPRLPGYAEIGWSPKDSRTWDAYRLRLAKQSPRWVQQDIDFYRSTQVDWK, via the coding sequence ATGAGTAAACGCCTGTCCAGAACCGTGCTCGGCGTGGCGGTCCTGAGCCTCGTGACGCTCGGCCTGCCCGCGACGGCGAGCGCGGGGCAGCACGTCAAGGCCGAACGGACCGTCGCCGACGTCGTCCCGGCGCCGGTCGACGCGAAACCCGATCCCCGCTCCGACTTCCGGCTCGGTCCCGCGACCGTCATCCGCACCGACCGCGAAGGCAGGCAGGTCGCCGAGTACCTGGCAGGCCTGCTCCGGCCCGCCACCGGTTACCGGCTGCCCGTCGTCAGCGGTCACCGCGGCGGCGGCCCCGCCATCTCGCTCGAGACCGGCCACGCGAGCGGCCGCGTGGGCACCGAGGGCTACCAGCTCAAGGTGTCGAGATCCGGCGTGACCTTGAAGGCGAACACCGACGAGGGCCTGTTCCTCGGCGTGCAGACACTGCGCCAGCTGCTCCCGTCCGCGATCGAGGCGAAGACCGTCCAGAAGCGATCGTGGGTGGTTTCGGGCGGCACGGTGCTCGACTATCCGCGCTTCGGGTACCGCAGCGCGATGCTCGACGTCGCCCGGCACTTCTTCACGCCGGACCAGGTCAAGCTCTACATCGACCAGATCGCCCAGTACAAGATCAACAACCTCCACCTGCACCTGAGCGACGACCAGGGGTGGCGGATCGAGATCAAGAGCTGGCCGAAACTGGCGACCGTGGGCGGCCAGACGGCCGTCGGCGGCGCTCCCGGCGGCTACTACACGCAGGAGCAGTACAAGGACCTGGTGCGCTACGCGGCTTCGCGGCACATCACGATCGTTCCCGAGATCGACATGCCGGGGCACACCAACGCGGCGCAGTATTCCTACGCCGAACTGAACTGCGACGGCAAGCCGATACCGCCGCGCACGGATATCGAGGTCGGCTACAGCTCGCTGTGCATCGGCAAGGACATCACTTACAAGTTCGTCGACGACGTCATCCGCGAACTGTCGGCGATCACCCCCGGGAAGTACATCAACATCGGCGGCGACGAGGCCCACTCGACCACGCCGGAGGACTACCAGACCTTCGCCACGAAGGTGCACCCGATCGTCGCGAAGTACGGCAAGACGATCACCGGCTGGCACGACATCGCCAAGACGAAACCGCCGGTTTCGGCCGTCCCGCAGTTCTGGGGCACGACCGGGACGGACGCCCACGTGGCCGAGGCGGCGGCGCGCGGCAACAAGATCCTGATGTCGCCCGCGAACAAGGCGTACCTGGACATGAAGTACCACCCGCAGACGCCGCTCGGGCTGAGCTGGGCCGGGCTGATCGAGGTCAAGACCGGTTACGACTGGGATCCGGCCACGTATCTGCAGGGTGTGTCGGAGAAGAACGTCATCGGCGTCGAGGCTCCGCTGTGGTCGGAAACGCTGATCACCAGTGACCACATCGAATTCATGGCGTTCCCGAGACTTCCCGGGTACGCCGAGATCGGCTGGTCGCCGAAGGACTCCCGGACCTGGGACGCCTACCGGCTCCGGCTGGCGAAGCAGAGCCCGCGCTGGGTTCAGCAGGACATCGACTTCTATCGGTCCACGCAGGTCGACTGGAAGTAG